Proteins from a genomic interval of Flammeovirgaceae bacterium SG7u.111:
- a CDS encoding L-rhamnose mutarotase, translated as MKRIDSFKRFCNILSAEKVLMYKEVIANKEAFEQAVDRSLLEELGIVELSLYQDEYEVFVIMDTEASFEYKKYVKKLDKLEDQSILKGITTFDTPHQDATRCHGFLERIYEMDQVMAFSPIGGQLKLRHPIKYRRFVKALELEADEDLLVEYKKVHGIGAAWPEITQGMKDIGILDMELYLKGFKAYMIMDTLNDFDHEEAMGLLAQKPRQDEWESHVSKFQRTSDDASAKEKWRVLDLIFQLQESTGVLYLDNLIKIK; from the coding sequence ATGAAAAGAATAGATTCATTTAAAAGGTTTTGCAACATCCTGTCGGCAGAAAAAGTACTAATGTACAAAGAGGTGATTGCAAATAAAGAAGCTTTTGAGCAAGCTGTTGACAGAAGCTTGTTAGAAGAACTGGGTATTGTCGAATTGAGCCTCTATCAGGATGAATATGAGGTATTTGTGATAATGGATACAGAGGCAAGCTTTGAATACAAGAAGTATGTAAAAAAGCTTGATAAGCTAGAAGACCAAAGTATCTTGAAAGGTATTACAACGTTCGATACGCCTCATCAAGATGCTACTAGGTGTCATGGTTTTTTGGAGAGGATTTATGAAATGGACCAGGTAATGGCTTTCAGTCCCATAGGTGGTCAGCTTAAGTTGAGGCACCCGATAAAGTACAGGCGGTTTGTAAAGGCGTTGGAGTTAGAGGCTGACGAAGACTTGCTTGTAGAATACAAAAAAGTACATGGCATAGGAGCTGCATGGCCAGAAATTACCCAAGGTATGAAAGATATTGGCATATTGGATATGGAGCTGTACCTCAAAGGCTTTAAAGCTTACATGATCATGGATACACTCAACGATTTTGACCACGAAGAAGCCATGGGTCTATTGGCTCAAAAGCCGAGGCAGGACGAATGGGAAAGCCATGTTTCCAAGTTCCAACGAACTTCGGACGATGCCTCTGCCAAAGAGAAATGGAGAGTTTTGGATTTGATATTTCAGCTTCAAGAAAGCACAGGAGTACTATATTTAGACAACTTGATAAAGATTAAATGA
- a CDS encoding alpha-L-fucosidase produces the protein MKRFFTLPLLIAAVFSCTAPQKKAEETTVAAEGYEENWESIKKYEIPEWFKDAKLGIFIHWGPYAVPASVSEWYPRLMYQDQVQVNPKGDTTKTEPTQVYLDHVKKYGPLDEFGYKDFIPDFTGENFNAEEWTDIFIKAGAKYVVPVAEHHDSFAMYNSKITKWNSVNMGPKKDILGELAEAGRAKGLKIGASSHFAFNWDYFNKTGDAVNPEYSDFYGRIHEPYAPADEEFLELWWARTKDIIDNYQPDILWFDFVIDRPEYKPYHPKLGAYYYNKGLEWGKEVVLQNKNFHGFESFPPGTNVYDLERGKMADIRKEAWQTDTSIGKNSWGYVTDWITKTPNTIVDDLIDIVSKNGCLLLNIGPKADGTIPEDQKEVLMQLGGWLEVNGEAIYGTRYWNTFGEGPTEVATGHHTEGKNKELTGEDFRFTQKDGVVYAIAMDWPEKPEAVVKALGSKTEFNDKKIKAVSLLGNDVELTWEQTEDKLTINMPVEKVGDYAFTFKVEFE, from the coding sequence ATGAAACGATTTTTTACATTGCCCTTGTTAATTGCTGCCGTTTTCAGTTGTACAGCTCCCCAAAAAAAAGCTGAAGAGACTACGGTAGCGGCAGAAGGCTACGAAGAGAACTGGGAATCGATAAAGAAATATGAGATTCCGGAATGGTTCAAAGATGCCAAACTCGGTATTTTCATTCACTGGGGACCTTATGCTGTTCCCGCATCAGTTTCCGAATGGTATCCTCGTTTGATGTACCAAGACCAGGTGCAGGTAAACCCTAAAGGCGACACGACTAAAACAGAGCCTACTCAGGTATATCTCGACCATGTAAAAAAATATGGTCCTTTGGACGAGTTCGGTTACAAAGATTTTATTCCTGATTTCACGGGCGAGAATTTCAATGCCGAAGAGTGGACAGATATTTTCATAAAAGCAGGTGCCAAATACGTAGTGCCGGTTGCCGAGCACCACGATAGCTTTGCTATGTACAATTCCAAAATCACCAAATGGAACTCGGTGAACATGGGACCTAAAAAAGATATTTTGGGTGAGTTGGCAGAAGCTGGTAGGGCTAAGGGCTTGAAAATTGGCGCTTCTTCTCACTTTGCCTTCAACTGGGATTATTTCAACAAAACTGGCGATGCGGTCAATCCTGAGTACAGTGATTTTTATGGCAGAATCCACGAGCCTTATGCTCCTGCCGATGAAGAGTTCTTGGAACTTTGGTGGGCAAGAACAAAAGATATCATCGATAACTATCAGCCAGATATTTTGTGGTTCGATTTCGTGATAGATCGTCCAGAATACAAGCCTTACCACCCAAAGCTTGGTGCATATTACTACAACAAAGGTTTGGAATGGGGCAAAGAAGTTGTGCTTCAAAACAAAAACTTTCACGGGTTTGAGTCATTTCCTCCAGGTACTAATGTGTATGACCTTGAAAGGGGAAAAATGGCTGATATCCGCAAGGAAGCTTGGCAAACTGATACTTCTATTGGTAAAAACTCTTGGGGTTATGTAACCGATTGGATTACAAAAACTCCAAACACTATTGTAGATGACCTGATTGATATTGTGAGTAAAAACGGATGTTTGTTGCTCAACATAGGGCCAAAAGCAGACGGTACTATTCCCGAAGATCAGAAAGAAGTATTGATGCAGCTTGGAGGCTGGTTAGAAGTGAACGGAGAAGCTATTTACGGTACAAGGTACTGGAATACGTTTGGCGAAGGACCTACCGAAGTTGCTACGGGTCACCATACAGAGGGTAAAAACAAAGAGCTGACAGGAGAAGATTTTAGGTTCACCCAGAAAGACGGCGTAGTGTATGCCATTGCCATGGACTGGCCAGAAAAACCAGAGGCGGTTGTGAAAGCACTTGGTTCTAAAACCGAGTTCAACGATAAGAAAATCAAAGCTGTTTCCCTACTTGGCAACGATGTTGAACTTACCTGGGAACAGACCGAAGACAAATTGACGATTAATATGCCAGTTGAGAAAGTAGGCGATTATGCCTTTACTTTCAAAGTTGAGTTTGAATAA
- a CDS encoding sulfatase has translation MKPITHLLGLFLVFSIFSCQQEKTKKPNIIYIMSDDHTTQAFGVYGSRLAGLNPTPTLDKLAADGMYFTNAFCSNSICTPSRATILTGQFGHVNGVYDLDGHLDESKQYLPKEMKKLGYETAMIGKWHLKEEPAAFDFYKVLKLQGDYFDPTFRVRGEKEWPNNTEKHEGHSTDVITDLTLEWLKGRDSEKPFFLMHHYKAPHDMFEYAPRYEDYLADVEIPEPESLFTQPEFGSEATRGKNDSLIHRIGTSISSRHVVRNYVQDFKIDTTLSEVEQTKAAYQAYLKKYLRCVKGVDDNLARLFKHLEETGEMENTIIIYTGDQGFMLGEHDYMDKRWMYEEAMRMPLIVRYPEKIKPGTVSTAMVSNCDYAPFMIELAGGKTPEYMQGKSLVPLMDGTKPADWRKSVYYRYWMHLMHHDNPAHFGIRTEDYKLIFYYAQPRQTEKIGTPSMPWKKNSFMIEPTPVAWELYDLKNDPNEVVNLYGKEGYEEITQSLKAQLKELRAEVGEDDSQFPHIQEVVEAYWDK, from the coding sequence ATGAAACCAATTACTCATTTACTTGGGTTATTTTTGGTATTCTCTATTTTTTCTTGCCAACAAGAAAAAACCAAAAAGCCTAATATCATTTATATTATGTCCGATGACCATACTACGCAAGCATTTGGCGTATATGGCAGCCGCTTGGCAGGGCTCAACCCAACGCCTACGCTCGATAAGCTCGCAGCAGATGGCATGTATTTTACCAATGCATTTTGTTCAAACAGTATTTGTACCCCTTCAAGGGCAACGATCTTGACAGGGCAATTTGGTCACGTAAATGGCGTCTACGATTTGGATGGACACCTTGACGAATCGAAGCAGTATTTGCCCAAGGAAATGAAAAAGCTTGGCTATGAAACTGCCATGATAGGCAAATGGCATTTGAAAGAAGAACCGGCTGCTTTTGATTTTTACAAAGTATTGAAATTGCAAGGAGATTATTTTGACCCAACCTTTAGGGTGAGGGGAGAAAAGGAATGGCCTAATAACACAGAGAAACACGAAGGGCATTCTACAGACGTAATCACAGATCTTACCTTGGAGTGGTTGAAAGGAAGAGATAGTGAAAAACCATTTTTCTTGATGCACCACTACAAAGCGCCCCACGACATGTTCGAGTATGCCCCGAGGTACGAAGACTACTTGGCTGATGTGGAAATACCAGAGCCCGAAAGCTTATTTACCCAACCAGAATTTGGCTCTGAAGCAACAAGAGGAAAAAATGATAGCCTGATTCATAGAATTGGGACATCTATTTCAAGCCGCCATGTAGTACGGAATTATGTGCAAGATTTTAAAATTGACACTACGCTCTCAGAAGTAGAGCAGACGAAGGCTGCTTACCAAGCTTACCTCAAAAAATACTTGCGCTGTGTGAAAGGAGTAGACGATAACCTCGCCCGTTTGTTCAAACACCTAGAAGAAACTGGGGAAATGGAAAATACGATTATTATCTATACTGGAGATCAGGGATTTATGCTTGGGGAGCACGATTACATGGACAAACGTTGGATGTACGAAGAGGCGATGAGAATGCCGTTGATCGTTCGCTATCCTGAAAAAATTAAGCCTGGAACAGTTTCAACTGCGATGGTGAGCAACTGCGATTATGCTCCGTTCATGATCGAGCTGGCTGGAGGAAAAACTCCTGAATATATGCAAGGAAAAAGTTTGGTGCCACTTATGGATGGTACAAAACCTGCGGATTGGAGGAAATCAGTGTATTATAGATACTGGATGCACCTCATGCACCACGACAACCCAGCCCACTTTGGTATCCGCACGGAAGATTACAAGTTGATTTTCTATTATGCTCAGCCAAGGCAGACGGAGAAAATAGGTACTCCATCGATGCCTTGGAAGAAAAACTCCTTTATGATAGAGCCTACCCCAGTTGCCTGGGAGCTTTATGACCTTAAAAATGATCCGAATGAAGTGGTGAATTTGTATGGGAAAGAAGGGTACGAAGAAATTACCCAGAGCTTGAAAGCTCAACTTAAGGAGCTTCGTGCAGAAGTGGGAGAGGACGATTCTCAGTTTCCTCATATTCAAGAGGTGGTGGAAGCTTATTGGGATAAATAA
- a CDS encoding glycosyl hydrolase family 28 protein encodes MKRNYFIFCLFSLGLFATCNPPKKSWDVREFGAVADSVTMNTKAIQQAIDACHQAGGGIVELKEGEYISGTILLKDNVTLSVSKDAKLIGSPNPMDYQSIDPFTDATGQLRGKCLVGSLNATNVGIIGGGVIDGQGEMFKKGKLLSTMKKLGVDKSEINAYASNRPFLVRFVKSTDIVVEDIELRQPAAWTCHFFQCSKIKVNKVKIYSHAHKNNDGIDLDSSSDGIVTNCDIDAGDDAICFKSTSPVPTQNIQVSNCKLKSDWGTIKFGTESMGDFKNITVKNCKIYDTKGGGIKILSVDGANISDITIDSIQMENVDMPIFIRLGERLRTYRGAPQQAVGSITNVRISNVVATARSLDESRVTPPSGVFITGTPNHKIGKVSLKNIQVNLPGGGTAEQSELEVPEDEKRYPEFSFFGVSPASGLYARHVQYLSVDALSVSLVAKDDRQGFIYSDVDNKNLNDVQID; translated from the coding sequence ATGAAAAGAAACTACTTTATTTTTTGCCTTTTTTCCCTCGGGCTTTTTGCAACATGCAACCCTCCAAAGAAGAGTTGGGATGTTCGGGAGTTTGGTGCAGTGGCCGATTCTGTAACTATGAATACAAAAGCTATTCAGCAGGCAATCGACGCTTGCCACCAAGCCGGTGGAGGGATAGTTGAGTTGAAAGAGGGGGAGTATATTTCTGGTACTATCCTCTTGAAAGATAATGTGACCCTTTCGGTGAGCAAGGATGCCAAATTAATAGGAAGCCCCAACCCGATGGACTACCAAAGTATCGACCCATTTACAGATGCTACGGGTCAGTTGCGTGGGAAATGCCTTGTTGGATCTTTAAATGCTACCAATGTCGGGATAATAGGAGGTGGAGTGATAGATGGGCAAGGGGAGATGTTCAAGAAAGGCAAGCTGCTATCGACCATGAAAAAACTTGGGGTAGATAAATCTGAAATCAACGCGTATGCTTCAAACCGTCCTTTTTTAGTTCGTTTTGTAAAATCTACCGATATTGTAGTGGAAGACATTGAGCTGAGGCAACCCGCCGCTTGGACGTGCCATTTTTTCCAATGCTCAAAAATCAAGGTGAACAAAGTCAAGATTTATAGCCACGCCCACAAAAACAACGATGGCATCGACCTAGATTCAAGTTCCGATGGCATCGTCACCAACTGCGATATAGATGCAGGCGACGATGCCATTTGCTTCAAATCTACCAGCCCTGTTCCTACCCAAAACATCCAAGTGTCCAACTGTAAACTCAAAAGCGATTGGGGGACTATAAAGTTTGGGACGGAATCGATGGGGGACTTTAAAAACATTACAGTGAAGAACTGCAAAATCTACGATACAAAGGGTGGGGGGATTAAAATTTTGAGCGTGGATGGAGCGAATATCAGCGACATCACTATTGATAGTATCCAGATGGAAAATGTGGATATGCCTATTTTTATCAGGCTTGGCGAACGCTTGCGAACGTATAGAGGTGCGCCTCAACAAGCCGTTGGCAGTATCACAAATGTGAGAATAAGCAATGTGGTAGCAACTGCCCGTAGCTTGGACGAGTCGAGGGTAACACCACCTTCGGGCGTATTTATTACAGGAACACCGAACCATAAAATAGGAAAAGTATCTCTCAAAAATATCCAGGTCAATTTGCCGGGTGGAGGCACAGCCGAGCAGTCTGAGCTTGAAGTGCCCGAAGATGAAAAAAGATATCCTGAATTCAGCTTTTTCGGAGTTTCGCCAGCTTCAGGTCTTTATGCCCGACACGTTCAATATTTATCCGTTGATGCGCTTTCTGTTTCCTTGGTTGCCAAAGACGACCGCCAAGGCTTTATTTATTCTGATGTGGACAACAAGAATTTGAATGATGTTCAAATCGATTAA
- a CDS encoding family 43 glycosylhydrolase — MNLKQVFFSIFTLITFSYQLQAQNPLVTHMFTADPTARVHEGKLYIYPSHDVVPPVGIEAPRFCMPDYHIFSLENGSTWKDHGRVLDQNEVPWGEKNSFGMWAPDCIERDGKYYYYYPAKPKNDKAFRRIGVGVSDSPSGPFKWEKDFIKGVSGIDPGLLLDDDDKAYLFFGGGHELYVAPLKKNMKEIDAEPILVKGLPAGYKEGSFPFKKDSVYYLTFAHVFADEGYTIGYATSENPLGPYTYQGKIMDNIENGTNHHSVVEYEGQWILFYHWWDVSGYNKLRSMRADYMYFKKDGTIKKVIPTMRGIGTPTLGDTIQVDRYNEISKAKTAFVGGENEPLGWMVTDARMMGYVKFNRVDFGKGEAKKMEARIACGQRVGSFEVRLGNPKGKLVAEFPIEYTGGWNSWKTIETDVLESVSGVHDLVVVFKSDWGSTKSVNLNWLIIK; from the coding sequence ATGAATTTGAAACAAGTTTTTTTCTCGATTTTTACCCTGATTACTTTTAGCTATCAACTTCAGGCGCAAAACCCTTTGGTTACACATATGTTCACAGCAGACCCAACTGCACGGGTGCACGAGGGCAAGTTGTATATTTATCCATCTCACGATGTGGTTCCTCCCGTAGGTATTGAAGCCCCACGCTTTTGTATGCCCGACTACCACATTTTTTCTTTGGAAAATGGGAGCACTTGGAAAGACCATGGAAGGGTGCTTGACCAAAATGAAGTGCCTTGGGGCGAGAAAAACTCTTTTGGGATGTGGGCGCCAGATTGCATTGAAAGGGATGGGAAATATTACTATTACTACCCTGCCAAACCGAAAAATGACAAAGCTTTTCGTCGGATTGGCGTAGGTGTTTCTGATAGTCCGTCAGGCCCTTTCAAATGGGAAAAGGATTTCATCAAAGGAGTATCGGGCATTGACCCTGGGCTGCTTTTAGATGACGACGATAAGGCTTACTTGTTCTTTGGAGGTGGCCACGAACTTTATGTAGCTCCTTTGAAAAAGAACATGAAAGAAATAGATGCTGAGCCAATTTTGGTCAAAGGCTTGCCAGCTGGTTACAAAGAAGGTTCTTTTCCTTTTAAAAAGGACTCGGTTTACTACCTCACATTTGCCCACGTATTTGCTGATGAAGGGTACACGATTGGTTATGCCACTTCTGAAAATCCATTGGGACCTTATACCTACCAAGGCAAAATTATGGACAATATTGAGAATGGGACTAACCACCATTCTGTAGTGGAGTATGAAGGTCAATGGATATTATTTTATCACTGGTGGGATGTTAGTGGCTATAACAAGCTCCGTTCGATGCGAGCTGATTACATGTATTTTAAAAAAGACGGCACTATAAAAAAGGTAATTCCAACTATGCGGGGCATAGGAACTCCCACTCTTGGCGATACTATTCAGGTGGATAGGTACAATGAGATCAGCAAAGCTAAAACTGCTTTTGTGGGTGGAGAAAATGAGCCTCTGGGCTGGATGGTGACGGATGCCAGAATGATGGGTTATGTGAAATTTAACAGGGTTGATTTTGGAAAAGGCGAGGCGAAGAAAATGGAGGCAAGAATAGCTTGCGGCCAGCGAGTTGGAAGCTTTGAGGTTCGCCTAGGAAACCCAAAAGGAAAATTGGTGGCAGAGTTTCCCATAGAGTACACCGGAGGTTGGAATTCTTGGAAAACCATTGAAACCGATGTGCTGGAATCAGTTTCGGGAGTTCATGACTTGGTGGTGGTCTTTAAATCGGATTGGGGTTCTACCAAATCGGTTAATTTGAATTGGTTGATTATCAAATAA